A genomic segment from bacterium encodes:
- the pdxA gene encoding 4-hydroxythreonine-4-phosphate dehydrogenase PdxA, which yields MEKKIIGISLGDPAGIGPELLIKGLSSINKIPGAIPLVIGDVSVIEKNFIYGIPASLNVIKTKNEIIDGYLNIYDEGVIKNKRFPIGKDSPLCGRASFLYVERAISLYKKKIIDGLVTLPISKKAWHLAGSRYSGHTELLAERLNCKRYAMVMVAGNIRVLLATTHIPLKEVSKELSVSLLVDKVITGYEFLKMYGIKTPVIGISALNPHGGEAGILGKEEDEIIIPAIKVLRQMAIDCKGPLPADVIFKKAVDGELDMVIAMYHDQGMIPLKTFFFDKLVNCTAGISMVRTSPGHGTAFDIAYKGKADPRSFIEAYKLAIRLVHPKYSSRWEETNREGQEI from the coding sequence ATGGAGAAAAAAATCATCGGTATCTCTCTCGGAGACCCAGCAGGGATTGGGCCTGAATTACTTATCAAAGGACTCTCTTCAATCAACAAAATTCCCGGTGCGATACCTCTGGTAATAGGCGATGTTTCTGTGATTGAGAAGAATTTCATTTATGGAATCCCTGCTTCTCTTAATGTTATAAAGACAAAAAATGAGATAATAGATGGCTATCTAAATATCTATGATGAAGGGGTTATAAAAAATAAAAGATTTCCGATAGGCAAGGACTCTCCATTGTGTGGTAGGGCATCCTTCCTTTATGTAGAACGTGCTATTTCTTTGTATAAAAAAAAGATAATAGATGGGCTTGTAACCCTTCCTATATCAAAAAAGGCATGGCATCTCGCTGGTTCCAGATATTCAGGACATACAGAACTTCTTGCAGAACGGTTAAATTGTAAAAGGTATGCTATGGTAATGGTCGCAGGAAATATACGGGTACTTCTTGCAACAACACATATTCCTCTTAAGGAAGTAAGTAAAGAATTATCTGTATCCCTTCTTGTTGACAAAGTCATTACAGGATATGAATTTCTAAAAATGTATGGTATAAAAACTCCTGTCATTGGTATATCTGCACTCAATCCACACGGTGGAGAGGCAGGGATACTTGGAAAGGAAGAGGATGAAATCATAATACCTGCCATAAAGGTATTGAGACAAATGGCGATTGATTGTAAGGGACCTTTACCTGCTGATGTGATATTTAAAAAAGCGGTGGATGGGGAACTGGATATGGTTATTGCAATGTACCATGACCAGGGGATGATACCACTTAAAACATTCTTTTTTGATAAATTAGTCAACTGTACAGCAGGGATTAGTATGGTAAGGACAAGTCCAGGACATGGAACTGCCTTTGATATTGCCTATAAGGGTAAGGCAGACCCCCGGTCTTTTATTGAAGCATATAAACTAGCTATACGTCTGGTTCACCCAAAATACTCTTCCCGATGGGAAGAGACAAACAGAGAAGGGCAGGAGATATAA
- the rsmA gene encoding 16S rRNA (adenine(1518)-N(6)/adenine(1519)-N(6))-dimethyltransferase RsmA gives MEFLTLKKSLELLRAKNINIKKYLGQHFLIDKNSRDKFLSFAELQQDDIVVEIGPGLGALTDGFIDRVKDVYAFEIDPDFCDILRERFAGYPNFHLIEKDFLETGKDWWEALPEKVKVIGNTPYYISLPIVFKILDVREKIKLSLLTVQKEVGERLTASYGNKNYSAISVLLSIYSDAKICYLFKKDVFFPKPEVSSVVVKIEPLAKPVIKIDKEKEFYSFLPLIFNLRRKKLPNVVQTIFKEDKELFKMLLKKEGISPDVRVEDLTPEQIYKVFRIITIMKKERKHGYVDRR, from the coding sequence ATGGAATTTCTTACATTAAAAAAATCTCTTGAACTTCTGCGAGCAAAAAACATAAATATAAAGAAGTATTTAGGACAGCACTTCCTCATAGACAAAAACAGCAGAGATAAATTCCTCTCCTTTGCAGAACTTCAACAGGATGATATTGTTGTTGAGATAGGACCCGGGCTGGGAGCACTTACAGATGGATTTATAGACAGAGTAAAAGATGTATATGCGTTTGAGATAGACCCTGATTTTTGTGATATATTAAGGGAGAGGTTTGCAGGATATCCAAATTTCCATCTTATAGAAAAGGACTTTCTTGAAACAGGAAAGGACTGGTGGGAAGCACTTCCAGAGAAAGTAAAAGTAATAGGGAATACTCCTTACTATATCAGTTTGCCTATTGTCTTTAAGATACTGGATGTAAGAGAAAAAATAAAATTATCTCTTCTTACAGTACAGAAAGAGGTTGGAGAACGGCTTACCGCATCTTATGGAAACAAAAATTATAGTGCAATTTCTGTCCTTCTTTCTATTTACTCTGATGCAAAAATATGTTATCTTTTTAAAAAAGATGTTTTCTTTCCTAAACCAGAGGTAAGCTCAGTTGTAGTAAAGATAGAACCACTGGCAAAGCCGGTTATAAAGATAGATAAAGAAAAAGAATTTTATAGTTTTTTACCATTGATATTTAATTTAAGGAGAAAAAAACTACCCAATGTCGTCCAAACAATTTTCAAAGAAGACAAAGAGTTATTTAAGATGTTACTTAAAAAAGAAGGTATATCTCCGGATGTAAGAGTGGAAGATCTTACACCTGAGCAGATATATAAGGTATTCAGGATTATAACCATTATGAAAAAGGAGAGAAAACATGGCTATGTGGATAGGCGTTAA
- a CDS encoding GuaB3 family IMP dehydrogenase-related protein: MAMWIGVNRRARVCYGFDDISLVPGNITINPDEVDISTEIAGIKLKIPVLAAAMDGVCDPKFAVAIGKLGGLGVLNLMGIYTRYEDPYEIVEKIISSPYEESTALIQSFYKEPVKEKLVAQRVEEIKKSGVICSVSCIPQYAERFLSICQEAGVDIFVVQSTVTTARHITSSYKALDFYALCKTAKVPVVAGNCVTFDVAIELMETGISGLLVGIGPGAACTTREVLGIGVPQVTATADCASARDVYYKKRGRYVPIITDGGMVTSGDICKAFASGADAVMIGSAFIKSVESPGRGYHWGMATSDENLPRGTRIKVGVSCTLKEILFGPAKVDDGSQNLMGALKLSMGSLGVKNIKEMQMVEIAISSSFKTEGKIYQSVLRASANKNKKQ, from the coding sequence ATGGCTATGTGGATAGGCGTTAATAGAAGGGCAAGGGTATGTTATGGATTTGATGACATCTCCCTGGTTCCGGGAAATATAACTATAAATCCTGATGAGGTAGATATTTCTACAGAGATAGCAGGAATAAAATTAAAAATTCCTGTGCTTGCGGCTGCTATGGATGGTGTCTGTGACCCAAAATTTGCTGTAGCAATAGGAAAGTTAGGAGGGCTTGGGGTGTTAAATCTTATGGGGATATATACGAGATATGAGGACCCATATGAAATTGTTGAAAAAATCATCAGCAGTCCATATGAGGAATCAACAGCACTGATACAGAGTTTTTATAAAGAACCGGTAAAAGAAAAACTTGTGGCTCAGAGAGTAGAAGAGATAAAGAAAAGTGGAGTTATATGCTCTGTGAGTTGTATCCCTCAGTATGCTGAAAGATTTCTCTCTATATGTCAGGAGGCAGGAGTGGATATCTTTGTAGTGCAGTCAACAGTTACTACTGCAAGGCATATAACCTCTTCATATAAAGCACTGGATTTTTATGCTTTATGCAAAACAGCAAAGGTCCCTGTTGTGGCAGGGAACTGTGTTACTTTTGATGTTGCTATTGAACTGATGGAAACAGGTATCTCAGGACTACTTGTTGGAATAGGTCCTGGTGCTGCATGCACAACGAGGGAAGTATTAGGGATAGGAGTACCTCAGGTAACAGCCACAGCGGACTGTGCAAGTGCACGGGATGTATATTACAAAAAAAGAGGTAGATATGTCCCTATTATTACAGATGGTGGTATGGTAACCAGTGGAGATATATGTAAGGCATTTGCTTCAGGAGCAGATGCTGTAATGATTGGTTCTGCCTTTATTAAATCCGTTGAATCACCCGGCAGGGGCTATCACTGGGGGATGGCAACATCTGATGAGAATCTACCGAGAGGCACAAGGATTAAGGTAGGCGTTTCCTGTACGCTTAAAGAGATATTGTTTGGTCCTGCAAAGGTAGATGATGGTTCTCAAAATCTTATGGGTGCACTGAAACTTTCTATGGGTTCTCTCGGAGTAAAGAATATAAAAGAAATGCAAATGGTTGAAATTGCTATAAGTTCATCTTTCAAAACAGAAGGGAAGATATACCAGTCAGTTCTTCGTGCTTCAGCAAATAAAAACAAAAAGCAGTAA